A single genomic interval of Agromyces cerinus harbors:
- a CDS encoding ABC transporter substrate-binding protein, whose amino-acid sequence MRRTALLAGVAATALLLTACSSSDGGSASTADKDMTAEINYAFWDATQEAAIDTIIEEFNEEYPNITVKKDVTPYSEFFGKLQTQASSDTLPDVFWMNGPNFQLYASNDKLEPVTDAVDPANYPQALNDLYSFDGTQYGVPKDYDTVAVFYNKALFDQAGVEYPTEGWTWDEFHEKAKAISDALKADGVYGTVNGLSGGQEVYYNTILQAGGEVISADSTTSGYDSPEAIEGLQFVADLIADGSAPTLQQLSDTPQNVWFVNGKSAMFWSGTWSNAELRESAIVDDIEVAPLPKDEQEATVIHGLANVVAKSSKNKAAAQAFQEFLASERAAVIQAEAGAALPAYTGTQTAFVESAPYNLQVFLDEAENSSFPYPVSKNTAAWNQLENELLPAAFSGERPVADVAKELAEKMNEALAEENE is encoded by the coding sequence ATGCGCCGCACAGCGCTACTGGCCGGAGTCGCCGCAACGGCGCTCCTGCTCACCGCCTGCTCGTCCAGCGATGGCGGGTCGGCGTCGACCGCCGACAAGGACATGACCGCCGAGATCAACTACGCATTCTGGGACGCGACCCAGGAGGCGGCGATCGACACGATCATCGAGGAGTTCAACGAGGAATACCCGAACATCACGGTCAAGAAGGACGTCACGCCGTACTCGGAGTTCTTCGGCAAGCTCCAGACGCAGGCCTCGTCGGACACGCTGCCCGACGTCTTCTGGATGAACGGCCCGAACTTCCAGCTCTACGCCTCGAACGACAAGCTCGAGCCCGTGACCGACGCGGTCGACCCCGCGAACTACCCGCAGGCGCTCAACGACCTGTACTCGTTCGACGGCACCCAGTACGGCGTGCCGAAGGACTACGACACCGTCGCGGTCTTCTACAACAAGGCCCTCTTCGACCAGGCCGGCGTCGAGTACCCGACCGAGGGATGGACCTGGGACGAGTTCCACGAGAAGGCCAAGGCCATCTCCGACGCGCTGAAGGCCGATGGCGTCTACGGCACCGTCAACGGGCTCTCGGGCGGCCAGGAGGTCTACTACAACACCATCCTCCAGGCCGGCGGCGAGGTCATCTCCGCTGACAGCACCACCTCGGGCTACGACAGCCCCGAGGCGATCGAGGGCCTGCAGTTCGTCGCCGACCTCATCGCCGACGGCTCGGCGCCGACGCTCCAGCAGCTCTCGGACACCCCGCAGAACGTGTGGTTCGTGAACGGCAAATCGGCCATGTTCTGGTCGGGCACCTGGTCGAACGCCGAGCTCCGCGAGTCCGCGATCGTCGACGACATCGAGGTCGCGCCGCTGCCCAAGGACGAGCAGGAGGCCACGGTCATCCACGGTCTGGCGAACGTCGTCGCGAAGTCGTCGAAGAACAAGGCCGCCGCACAGGCGTTCCAGGAGTTCCTCGCCTCCGAGCGCGCCGCGGTGATCCAGGCCGAGGCCGGCGCAGCACTGCCCGCCTACACCGGCACGCAGACGGCCTTCGTCGAGTCCGCGCCGTACAACCTGCAGGTCTTCCTCGACGAGGCCGAGAACTCCTCGTTCCCGTACCCCGTCTCGAAGAACACCGCAGCGTGGAACCAGCTCGAGAACGAACTGCTCCCCGCCGCCTTCTCGGGTGAGCGCCCCGTCGCCGACGTGGCGAAGGAACTGGCCGAGAAGATGAACGAAGCACTGGCCGAAGAGAACGAATGA
- a CDS encoding carbohydrate ABC transporter permease, protein MTSSAVREVGVAAPAAAPAPPAGRGRRRGRSDLGWALVFVLPLFVGIALFYLWPIVRNLWFSFTEWGPFGDSEWVGLDNYIELAGDATMGRAILNTLGYTAMLLCGVPLAIYFASLLNRPGLRFANLFRTAFFLPYVAMPAAISMVWRIIYNGDFGILNYALSLIGIDGPAWLSTEGVALVAVALVGIWISLGFNLIILSAGMKGIPVELYEAASLDGATRWKQFTTITVPLLTPSIFFVSVMTVIAGFQVFDLLYALMGTQNPAIDKTQSVVYYFFTNIKTGDNGYAAAIGVVILLLVGIFTVLQFRLQKKWVTYV, encoded by the coding sequence ATGACCTCCTCAGCAGTCCGTGAGGTCGGCGTCGCAGCTCCCGCTGCGGCGCCGGCCCCGCCGGCCGGCCGCGGCAGACGCCGGGGCCGCAGCGACCTCGGCTGGGCGCTCGTCTTCGTCCTGCCGTTGTTCGTGGGCATCGCCCTCTTCTACCTGTGGCCGATCGTTCGCAACCTGTGGTTCAGCTTCACCGAGTGGGGACCCTTCGGCGACTCCGAGTGGGTCGGGCTCGACAACTACATCGAGCTCGCCGGCGACGCCACGATGGGCCGCGCCATCCTGAACACCCTCGGATACACGGCGATGCTGCTCTGCGGCGTGCCGCTCGCGATCTACTTCGCGAGCCTCCTGAACCGCCCGGGACTTCGGTTCGCCAACCTGTTCCGCACCGCATTCTTCCTGCCGTACGTCGCGATGCCCGCCGCCATCTCCATGGTCTGGCGCATCATCTACAACGGCGACTTCGGCATCCTGAACTACGCGCTCTCCCTCATCGGCATCGACGGTCCGGCCTGGCTCTCGACGGAGGGCGTCGCCCTCGTCGCCGTCGCGCTCGTCGGCATCTGGATCTCGCTCGGCTTCAACCTCATCATCCTGTCCGCGGGAATGAAGGGCATCCCCGTCGAGCTCTACGAGGCCGCGTCCCTCGACGGTGCGACGCGGTGGAAGCAGTTCACGACGATCACGGTGCCGCTGCTCACCCCCTCGATCTTCTTCGTCTCGGTGATGACGGTCATCGCGGGCTTCCAGGTCTTCGACCTGCTCTACGCCCTCATGGGCACCCAGAACCCCGCCATCGACAAGACCCAGTCGGTCGTCTACTACTTCTTCACGAACATCAAGACGGGGGACAACGGGTACGCGGCCGCCATCGGCGTCGTGATCCTCCTCCTCGTCGGCATCTTCACGGTGCTCCAGTTCCGACTCCAGAAGAAATGGGTCACCTATGTCTAA
- a CDS encoding carbohydrate ABC transporter permease codes for MSKRRIGARESNTIAYVVLTVGSVVMIFPFVWQLIMSLGTNADVISIPPSFWPSEFKPENYLNVFDRVPFLSQFWVSVGITVIRTVGQLVLCSMAGYAFARMYFPFKGVVLALILAILMVPPQVYLLPQYQIIQGLGWLNTVIGIAAPGIFSAFGTFMMRQFFMGLPPELEEAARLDGANQFQIFWKIMLPLAKPGLSALAIITVLWSWNDLLWPLIVATSAESMPLSAGIATLTSGRTITDYPMLLAAAMMAMAPVLILFLIMQRRVIDGVAFSGLK; via the coding sequence ATGTCTAAGCGTCGCATCGGCGCGCGCGAGTCGAACACGATCGCCTACGTCGTGCTCACGGTCGGGTCGGTCGTCATGATCTTCCCGTTCGTCTGGCAGCTCATCATGTCGCTCGGCACGAACGCCGACGTCATCTCCATCCCGCCGTCGTTCTGGCCGTCGGAGTTCAAGCCCGAGAACTACCTCAACGTGTTCGACCGGGTGCCCTTCCTCAGCCAGTTCTGGGTGTCGGTCGGCATCACGGTGATCCGCACGGTCGGCCAGCTCGTGCTGTGCTCGATGGCCGGCTACGCGTTCGCGCGCATGTACTTCCCGTTCAAGGGGGTCGTGCTCGCCCTGATCCTCGCGATCCTCATGGTGCCGCCGCAGGTCTACCTGCTGCCGCAGTACCAGATCATCCAGGGGCTCGGCTGGCTGAACACCGTGATCGGCATCGCAGCGCCCGGCATCTTCAGCGCCTTCGGCACGTTCATGATGCGCCAGTTCTTCATGGGGCTCCCGCCCGAGCTCGAAGAGGCGGCTCGCCTCGACGGCGCGAACCAGTTCCAGATCTTCTGGAAGATCATGCTGCCGCTCGCGAAGCCCGGACTCTCGGCGCTCGCGATCATCACGGTGCTCTGGTCGTGGAACGACCTGCTCTGGCCGCTCATCGTCGCGACGAGCGCCGAGAGCATGCCGCTCTCCGCGGGCATCGCGACGCTCACGAGCGGACGCACGATCACGGACTACCCGATGCTGCTCGCCGCCGCGATGATGGCGATGGCGCCGGTGCTGATCCTCTTCCTCATCATGCAGCGCCGGGTCATCGACGGCGTCGCATTCTCCGGACTGAAATGA
- a CDS encoding Gfo/Idh/MocA family protein, which produces MTQQNGSLRVGLIGAGAISHAHLPGWLALGAQVTVYSEAGAEALAEQYGLEIAGSLDELWPAVDVVDIVTPTATHAGLALAAIGHGIDIVCEKPLARTAADAAAVVDAAEHAGVRLFPAHVVRYFPEFLAARGAIAAGRIGRPAVFRFRRQSAAPQSPWFFDDAVSGGIVMDQMIHDLDQAEWLGGPVRRVFARLRRGGDAEAPVVAAQVVLDHESGLISHVHGTWGSPALPFSYSFDLAGDGGVLRFDSMRDDTMRSALPPIDGGGYLPETSGVESPYSAEIADFVRAIRSGGAARVDGADGVRAVRIAEAALESIESGLPVELPPADEATDASTDDALIGARA; this is translated from the coding sequence ATGACGCAGCAGAACGGTTCCCTCCGAGTCGGCCTGATCGGGGCCGGCGCGATCTCCCACGCCCACCTGCCCGGATGGCTCGCGCTCGGCGCGCAGGTCACCGTGTACTCCGAGGCCGGCGCCGAGGCGCTGGCGGAGCAGTACGGACTCGAGATCGCCGGCTCGCTCGACGAGCTGTGGCCGGCGGTCGACGTCGTCGACATCGTCACGCCGACCGCGACGCACGCCGGGCTCGCCCTCGCCGCGATCGGCCACGGCATCGACATCGTGTGCGAGAAGCCGCTCGCCCGCACCGCTGCCGATGCGGCCGCGGTCGTCGATGCCGCGGAGCATGCCGGGGTGCGCCTCTTCCCGGCGCACGTGGTGCGGTACTTCCCCGAGTTCCTCGCGGCGCGCGGCGCGATCGCGGCCGGGCGCATCGGCCGGCCGGCGGTCTTCCGCTTCCGGCGGCAGAGCGCCGCACCGCAGTCGCCCTGGTTCTTCGACGACGCCGTCTCGGGCGGCATCGTGATGGACCAGATGATCCACGACCTCGACCAGGCCGAGTGGCTCGGCGGGCCGGTTCGGCGCGTGTTCGCGCGACTGCGACGCGGCGGCGACGCGGAGGCCCCGGTGGTCGCGGCCCAGGTCGTGCTCGACCACGAGTCGGGGCTGATCAGCCACGTGCACGGCACGTGGGGGAGCCCGGCGCTGCCCTTCTCCTACTCCTTCGACCTCGCGGGCGACGGCGGGGTGCTGCGGTTCGACTCGATGCGCGACGACACGATGCGCTCGGCGCTGCCGCCGATCGACGGCGGGGGATACCTGCCCGAGACGAGCGGGGTCGAGAGCCCGTACTCCGCCGAGATCGCCGACTTCGTGCGGGCCATCCGCTCGGGCGGCGCCGCCCGGGTCGACGGCGCCGACGGCGTTCGCGCCGTGCGCATCGCCGAGGCCGCGCTCGAGTCGATCGAGAGCGGCCTGCCGGTCGAACTCCCACCCGCAGACGAGGCGACGGATGCCTCGACCGACGACGCCCTGATCGGAGCCCGCGCATGA
- a CDS encoding Gfo/Idh/MocA family protein produces MSSSTEPLRIGILSFAHPHVEAYARSLVERGIEVVGTDLPPYDAGTQRGAELAERLGIEYLDDVDAVLARAPHGVIVTAENARHRELAIAAVAAGAHVLCEKPIATEVGDALAMVDAAAAAGVSLMTAYPVRFAPSFRELVARVRAGQLGEVVAVSGTNNGKIPLDRSWFTTEAAAGGGALVDHVVHCADLLDELLGEPAQEVYATANRILHADRGIEVETGGVVSIAYPSGVIATIDCSWSQPDSAATWGGLTLEVHGTRGSMRIDPFAAHISGYAEGGATWDAFGTDLDGLMIDEFLGAIRDSRAPRPDGSVGVRTLAIVDAAKRSVRSGTPVGVLATA; encoded by the coding sequence ATGAGCAGCTCGACCGAACCGCTGCGCATCGGCATCCTGTCGTTCGCCCACCCGCACGTCGAGGCGTACGCCCGCTCGCTCGTCGAACGCGGCATCGAGGTCGTGGGCACCGACCTCCCGCCGTACGACGCGGGCACGCAGCGCGGCGCAGAGCTCGCCGAGCGCCTCGGCATCGAGTACCTCGACGACGTCGACGCCGTGCTCGCGCGCGCGCCGCACGGCGTGATCGTCACCGCCGAGAACGCTCGGCATCGCGAGCTCGCGATCGCGGCGGTCGCGGCAGGCGCCCACGTGCTCTGCGAGAAGCCGATCGCCACCGAGGTCGGCGACGCCCTCGCGATGGTCGACGCGGCCGCGGCGGCGGGCGTCTCGCTCATGACGGCGTACCCGGTGCGCTTCGCACCGTCGTTCCGCGAGCTCGTTGCTCGTGTGCGTGCCGGGCAGCTCGGCGAGGTCGTCGCCGTCTCGGGCACGAACAACGGCAAGATCCCGCTCGACCGCAGTTGGTTCACGACCGAGGCGGCCGCAGGCGGCGGCGCGCTCGTCGACCACGTCGTGCACTGCGCCGACCTGCTCGACGAACTCCTCGGCGAACCGGCGCAGGAGGTCTACGCGACGGCGAACCGCATCCTGCACGCCGACCGAGGGATCGAGGTCGAGACCGGCGGTGTCGTGTCGATCGCCTACCCGTCGGGCGTCATCGCGACGATCGACTGCTCGTGGAGCCAGCCCGACTCGGCCGCCACCTGGGGCGGACTCACACTCGAGGTGCACGGCACTCGCGGATCGATGCGGATCGACCCGTTCGCCGCGCACATCTCGGGGTACGCCGAGGGCGGCGCGACCTGGGACGCATTCGGCACCGATCTCGACGGGCTCATGATCGACGAGTTCCTCGGTGCGATCCGCGATTCGCGGGCGCCCCGCCCCGACGGCTCGGTCGGGGTGCGCACCCTCGCCATCGTCGATGCGGCGAAGCGGTCGGTGCGCTCGGGAACTCCTGTGGGCGTGCTCGCGACGGCCTGA